From Oncorhynchus gorbuscha isolate QuinsamMale2020 ecotype Even-year unplaced genomic scaffold, OgorEven_v1.0 Un_scaffold_1035, whole genome shotgun sequence, a single genomic window includes:
- the LOC124021063 gene encoding LOW QUALITY PROTEIN: cytokine receptor-like factor 3 (The sequence of the model RefSeq protein was modified relative to this genomic sequence to represent the inferred CDS: inserted 1 base in 1 codon) gives MSIEAEALLQEAKESIEAAQNYRSELQQRLHGLSQARKQVRGSSSQAREGLKRHFSELQTAVTRLLTERLSVLLSEVDVIEQDSVRPLDDCQKLIEHGVNTADELLREGEVAIRCGLGEKEDLLGCFTKKALQIHLDSLPEVPVLVDVPCVSAQLDDSLLYAVRDRVSRHGSVSSHPPVQIEELQERPGSVLVRWCKVDDEFAVQDYRLQYRRSVSGQYEDTYIGPEQEFLVLHLDPHTDHLFRVCARGXGRAEWSPWSHRQDTPQTGVNTHTPHEWCPGSEGYILSSRRNIAMRSDSSPSKAGVLYSNAPTYFCGQTLTFKISATGQVDKRDSIGVCVGCEGETESLQRDQAVCISTNGAVFVNGKEMTNQLPSITLGSAVTFDMEVVNLLPVSNNNNLSDGGNFKLRVTIGSGNREVVFDWLLDQGVDCLFFGCSLAHPGWKVLVF, from the exons GTACGAGGCAGCTCGTCTCAGGCCAGAGAGGGGTTGAAGCGTCATTTCTCAGAGCTCCAGACGGCTGTGACCCGCCTCCTGACGGAGCGTCTGAGCGTGCTCCTTAGCGAGGTGGATGTCATCGAGCAGGACAGCGTTCGACCGCTGGACGACTGCCAGAAACTCATCGAACACGGAGTCAACACTGCAGACGAGCTGCTCCGAGAGG GTGAGGTAGCTATCCGTTGTGGtctgggggagaaggaggacctGCTGGGGTGTTTCACCAAGAAGGCCCTTCAGATCCATCTGgacag ccTCCCGGAGGTACCAGTGTTAGTAGACGTGCCGTGTGTGTCTGCCCAGCTGGATGACTCTCTGCTGTACGCGGTGAGAGACAGAGTGTCACGACACGGATCAGTCTCTTCACACCCTCCAGTCCAGATAGAGGAGCTCCAggagagacctggcagtgtgttaGTACGCTGGTGTaag gtggatGATGAGTTTGCGGTGCAGGACTACCGTCTGCAGTATCGTCGCTCAGTGTCTG GTCAGTACGAGGACACCTACATCGGGCCGGAGCAGGAGTTCCTGGTCCTACACCTGGACCCCCACACTGATCATCTGTTCAGGGTGTGTGCCCGGG AGGGGCGTGCCGAGTGGAGCCCCTGGAGCCACAGACAGGATACACCACAGAcagg ggtaaacacacacacaccacatg agtgGTGTCCAGGCAGTGAGGGCTACATCCTCAGCAGTAGAAGGAACATCGCCATGCGGAGTGACTCATCCCCCTCTAAAGCTGGGGTTCTCTACTCCAACGCCCCGACCTACTTCTGTGGACAGACGCTCACCTTCAA GATCTCTGCCACCGGCCAGGTGGACAAGCGGGACAGTAtcggggtgtgtgtggggtgtgagggagagacagagtctcTGCAGAGGGACCAGGCTGTCTGCATCTCCACCAACG gAGCAGTGTTTGTCAACGGTAAAGAGATGACCAACCAGCTGCCTTCCATCACCCTCGGCTCTGCTGTGACCTTCGATATGGAAGTGGTCAACCTACTTCCtgttagcaacaacaacaaccttaGCGACGGAGGCAACTTCAAGCTGAGGGTTACGATTGGCTCAGGGAACCGGGAAGTGGTGTTTGATTGGCTGCTGGACCAGGGGGTGGACTGCCTGTTCTTTGGCTGCTCCTTAGCCCACCCTGGTTGGAAGGTGCTGGTGTTCTGA